CGCCACACATAACCTACTTTATTGCGAATTCGTCACTGGATTAATAACTTATTACAATTTACGAATTGgtatgttttttgtttgtagtattatatttttcaaattatctaACAAACGACTGAATTTATTATGAACAACTTAAGGATACTGCATTTAACTTAAAAACGgcacaaataaaactatttctaGCTAgctattatgtataaaatattgaaaagttaTTGCGCATATAagtcataataaaatagaagGATAACTACAACTAAGAATGAATGTGCTtgtgagttattattattatttttacagatcCTTTTGAAACACAAAACCGAGTGAAATATTTAACATCATCGGAGAAAGAATATTTTCATAACCAATTGCAACAACTGTTAAGTTGTCGTGGCCCATCGTGCAGAAGATATTCGCATTCGAATCAGTCCGGTAAGTTTATATTCATGAGACTAATACTCAGTagtttagaattaaaattattattcatttggtatttttatttgttttctaggAAGCAATGAAGATATAAGTAGACGTTATGAGGATGATCTTTCATATGCTGGCGAACCAATTGGATATAACGGAAGGTAATTCGTTATTTCGAAGTTATTTGTGGCTGATTTTTGACAGGATCTTTTCATGgtaaaaataagcaaaacatTCAAGATGCCAAGTAACAGATAACacataactattatttaacttaCGTTATATAAGTTAGTACATAATGCTTGGATTCGGGAATTAACCGATAGTTTGGGCTTTATGTGGCCACCTGAACAGATCAAACgaaattgttttcaaatacTTGTTTTCCTTGTGTGCATCGAtgaatgaaaaaagaaataattaaaaggaAATGCAATGTGTCATTCTCGAGTATCCAGTATATTACAAAGACTGACAGACTGGTCAATCTTTCAATGATTgcacctttatttatttattttaatagtccAAAATCCCAGAGCCATCAAACATCACTTATTATTTGATGTACGAAATTTATACAATGTAGTTGTATTAGTGTGTACAGTGAACGTACACATACCCGCTAGCTTAGACGGACGGCCAATTATTAGAtaccagcaggcctagcatgcgcgccacgacaaaattttgtctaccccttttctcgtattatgtctctatgtctacagtagctaacatgcgtgcacgtgatactcttctcgttacgtcaatagaagagataatcattaaattttagtgatctgtgatatttatctctacggaagctaacatgacatcgtaattttgtcgaattttgtcgttttaggaagagaaacttctcgttttcaatattatcgacgagaaagacgataaataaaaaataaataaaaccgggtgcctattttttgtatagcatggcgtttccctattataattatataatttcggtatacgaagagcgggaaatgcgaaaagtcgagtgaagtgtgccatataatgacacaaaaaacgtatttgcgccctgttgcttcttattctaaataataataataataatactttatttcagaccaaagtataagttcatattgggttagtacaacaagacaagacaacattcagaataaaaaacaaaacaaaattatattaaaaaaatcaataagtaaaaataaaattaaatagaataaaagtaaaatcaataatcaaaaaaaaaaaattcaaaaattcaaaaaattttaaaaattaaaaaaaataacaatgcgtgatagaattacaattatctaatgtgcgacaagatataaagcacaacacgagcatattgttttacatatataattaaattcatttacttacgccgttttattttccatatcagattttttaaattagatatacactttttatcttagccaaaaggccgagaacattgttaaataaaacatgtgtcactcgtttgaaattatacaaacgttggctcatcccggtttggcacgattggtcaataaccttgtaaattcaactttacgacataagaaataagaatgatattcagttgtgattatggttgataatgtttctctactcgacaaggcgaagtcttcggaagagaattttgtctctcgtagtgcgcatgttagggtaatcgagaaaatactcgatgtagacattatctctctctctcgtcaagagatatctcgttgtatgcatgctaggccggcaggaGCCAAAAGAACGTAAAAATTATACTCACCATACCTTTATTCTAATGGCTTATTATTACGTATGTTGtagaaaatattatcaatatataattatataaaactagctaaccccgcaaacgttttgccataacacaaaatttcaaatattttttctcaatttgatcgcagcaccaactgtcgggacaaactgaaattaaaatagaataatatttaatatttgatgctgcgatggtagtgcagtctaccggatccaatgtaaaacattccaaaattaacaactacttataaatgaaaaaatagttaaataaacattttccagtggaccaaattgtgaatctaaaccatcctcgaatccccatgaactcacacaaaaaatttcatcaaaatccgtccagccggctaggaggagttcagtgacatacacacgcacacaagatatatatatatatatatatatatatatatatatatatataaagattgcaagaataatactaataatgcCAGAcactaatttaattacattcaaAGCTCCttacaaaatatatgtagcaATTCTTTATATGAGTAAAATGTTTACGTTATTATGACAGGctagaataattattaaagaactCATTGATTATTAATGAAccattttaaacttaatataaGCTTCATGGTTCCACATAGTTGTTGATTTAGGACCAATCCACTTTggcagtttaaaaatatattaaaatggcCCCCTAAACATCAAACATACTAAAAAATGTCTGAGGACCTGGGATCTTTCTCTTTATCCTttcagcatgtaatatcccacagctaggtataggcctctttccccatgtaggagaagaatcagagcttaatactacgctgctccaatgcgcgtTGGCGGGTTGGATTCTCTTTATGGGCTTTTATAATAGTTTAAGttgtatattttacattaatttattaataagctgatatattattgtaatttagaCCATGGCGAATTGGCGGATACGGTCGACGTTATGCAAGAGCGAGGGAATTACATCGGCGCCGACACACGATGGCATTCTAgtcgatttaatttatttgaaatatttttgtgaaattttcgTAATTTCTTGGTGATTATAAACCAAGCggaatgtattaaaaataataaaccggAAACTGCACCACATGCAGAGAATAGTTGGAACTGGAAACGACAATAGTATAAGCTATGTATTCTTAGTAAAACTACATCGAATCTTATAGGGCTTCCCATTATAATCATTGTCAGTGTATATTTACATTTCTTATTACATACATGTATGACAGCTTGTAGTAAAAACTCTATTACTGTGCCTATATCCTTCTTGTTATATAATGGAAGTTTTTGGATATTACTTGAATAATTCATAGTacctttagaaaaaatatataaaaatgttttgtctatattttatttattccacTACTACATACCAACAGTCTTCCCTGTTTCTCGTGAAACTTACTAAGCAATCTCATCATATGTAATCAGAGttcctagtgcgagttttgtttaatccgtctcgcaataacgggcgtaaattttaacttcattttgtatgggaaattcggcatttcaacctagttctcgcgtttgccgctagatgactctgtatgaattatatcgtatactattctttatcgtctaggctgcagtttttaaattcccatgcaaaataatcttcacgtataaacgcatttctctcatgtttctgtgaataaaactcgcactaggcactcagttCGGagatatttttttgcatttctGCCGTAAAGTATTATACGTAATATTAGTCTCTAGAAATTAAAAACGTAAGATTACTACAATAGGTATACTTACAATATACTACTTTATTGCTCTACACAGACtgtacaattttgtaatttctttaaaaaaactataattagtAACTAGTACTCGGtagatatattaaatgttttaaaatcaaaCAAGCCTGTAGTGTATTTTATCTGTTAGAAGTAAAAAGTGATATGAAGTTGTTGCCATGTGACAAATGAAGATGATAATTCTggagataattttaataagtggCCACacagtagaatttttttttttaattcttattttaaagaaTGGAACTAATTTCTTTTCTAACCAAGTCTATTATAATGTAAATCcctaaaagataatttttaaaatggtccctattttaaaataaaaataacctatGACAATCAAGTTAACCTTAATTATGTTGTCATAGGAATTGTGCAAATGTGAACAGTTAAGAAAATTACCTCCCAAATTATCCTTCAGACATTTAATATTAGTAGTTAAACGGCTAGTAGACtttctttaaaatgtaaacttaaTAAGGAATATGACATTAGTCTGTGGAACATTctgtattacaatttattaataaaactaaaagaaCTTTtacattgtttaatttttatatagtatgTTAAAAATCCAATATTGTATCTATTTCACTATCATCACACAAgtcaaatatgtttttattacatttttttttcatactgttCTCATTTTCCTCTAAATCATCACTATCAATAAACTGTGCCCATTTGGagtctttctttattttttctggTTCAATGTGTTGTCTTTTATGCTGCTTTATTACATTAGTATTATTTTGAGATTTAGTGTGAAGATTTGACTTAAAAGATTCTTGGTTTTTTGGCGCAAAACTTTTTGCTGTAGAATTACCAACATTTGTATCagctattaaattaatttcatttcctAAGTGACTGTCCATATTCAATTCACAAACATCATTACTATTAACTGAATCTTCTAAGCCTTTCACCTGGTGATATTTTCTTTTAGCTTTTCTTTTTTGTGGTATTTCTAGTAATACTTCCTTACCATTGAGATATTCTGTCTGACCAATTTCATGAGTTTCCTCAGCTTTATCAACATATACCGACCACTTGCTTTCTTTGCTAACATTTTGAGGTGTAATTATTTTCTCATCATTATTAGATCTCATATTATTATCTAGATTTTCATCATATTCACTATCATCAGAATCATTTCTGTTCTttaatatttcttctttttctcctctcattttatttaatttttgaacatGAATTCTGCATTCTTTACTAGTTCCTAACCCATAGTGCCTTTTAATGGACTGTTTCTCTCCACAAAGCTTACATACCCATTTATTGTCTTTTCTAGTTTGATGCACCTATGAAAGATCTAATATGAATGCATGCCTATTATATGgtcttataaataaagaaaaaagaaaaaaagatgttATAGGTATTTATTATGGGATTATGTTTACAGACTgtacaaataatttacataacagGAGACTACTAACTGTGaagttttttttcataactgtAAGTTACGATCTCCTGTTGCTTTTCACATGAGTACATAGAATCCTAATAGCTGTACTTTCAAAATTTACATATTCcctttaacataattaaaaatgtaggtAATAAACATTATAGTCAAATAATAAATTCCTGCTCCGAAGGTTGTTGGTTCAATTCCCACCTCCTGTCTGGGTGTAATTtgtgtagtttttatttatataggtatgcattatttgtttgtatatttatcaaaaataaataaagcttatttagtttgatatagatatttattttttaatcaggTTCCGTATAAAaagttgataatttttatttacctgaAATACTGCACATTTATAACATCTCAACACTTGAAATATCTGTGGCATAGTATAGGTATAGCTAGCTATTGCTAAAAGTTAGTTATATAATTAGAgcttataaaattaacaatatgagGATTGTTTGTTTTAACAGGTAACTTCATTCATTCCTTTAGTATAATGGCTTCCAATTGTGCTAagatagcacagatgatttcgccaatgtcacgtagaatggagaagacacgaatGAGATTGTTCAGTGCGATTGTGGTTACAAACTTcgtatagttataaaaaaaaatttacaggaAATAGTAGTAATTTAGTCAAAACAAATACCACTCTTCGCCTCGAACAACGCAGACAAATGGGTAttatttcattgttttgaaaCAGCGGTCAAAAAAACTGAATTGCTTACTGATGATTCAGATAACAAATTGACAACTAACCCTATCGTTGTCAAATATCAGTGACAACTGACAGCTGACATGATTAGATAATTGAATTGAAATCTATGGTGTAAGCAAAACATACAAGAAATACAacgaagtaaaaaataaaattaaactgattatatacaaaaaataactcCTTTTGTAAAAAGAACTTTATAAggtaaatttaaagtttgattATATATAGAAACAACAATACCGgtgtgtcggccgagtagaatagcaccactcCCTTTCTtaccgtgggggtcgtaaaaggtgaTCGAGGGATAAAACTGTGGTTaactgtggtaagtaaggtgaccaaaactcctggggggattgggagtaggttcggcaatgcacttgcgatgcttctggtgttgcaggcgtctataagctacagtaatcgcttactattaaGGCAAGGTTTACGCTTAATGTACATGTATGTTTATgatgtatgttatgttttatttgtctACTAGAGTGCCCGGCAGACGTTATCCTGCCCAGAagacagctaccaaatttgaaagcttacataccgatagcatcGCCACCTACCTATTGAGataaaaaactaccctatcACCCAAGTTGAactaaattacagatgcttacaaaatttgataaaaattggttcagtttTAAAGTTTATCGGGAACATACATcctgacacgaaatttttaaatatttatatagatttaaacttatttcatttttaagtgaTCCATGTTTgtgatttcgtttttttttcattctaataataaaaatacaaaataaaaaataggttatctataaagttggtttacggacgatagttttatGTGTAAGCGTTATGCAGAAACATTAACGAAAAATGCACATTTTTATGAATTCGCGCACTCTcgctctcgcttgcacgctcaAACTCAGGCGGAACGTGACTTGTTCGTGCGTGCAGCCATGTTCTTCGATTATaagacgttatcacgtcaaaaaaataaacattttaatgtgcctagttttaaaataaaaatccgtACAGTAGCCGTTTTAAATTTGTCAGATACGCTTATAATACAATTTAGTATTATCAATTAAATCTATAACACGATTAAGTATGGACATAACCGCTTAAGCCAAATCCTCGTTAATCGAAGCATAGATATACCATACCGTTTTATAGGCGTGATAGATTTTAGTAAACTTTTAGCCACAATAAGTTTATtccgtttattttaaataataattaaaataaacacatgTATGTCTTCTCTGTACTTCTTATACAATTGTTATGGTGCCTGTCACAAAGGTTGCAGCCACGGCGCACGTGACAGCTCACGTGTTTTAAGAATCTATCACTCgctcaattatttatttgtcaatttCATCGCGGTATACgcaaagtattaaaataaaatagaaagatACACATCGGATGCATGTTTTTGTTTCCCATTTTACCAATTAAATTTTGCTCGGGGAATGGCTCTTTAAGATGTCTGTAGTCTATGATTGTTTATATTACCTAGGgcgcctttatttattttttcgcgATAAATTCCTAAACTACCTACCAATAGACAATGAAATTTATGATACAGGTTTCGGTGATTGATATTTAAAGGTTTTATGTAAATTGGTCGAAATACGACgataattattagaaatatctGAAGAAGTGAAACTACCTAGGagtttttatcgaaaatggcgaaaaatatttataaggtaTAACGTAATAATGTTCAGGGGAATTACtccttttttatatgtatgcagAAAAGAAAAGGGCAAAACAGAGGGCAGCTTTTCTATCGATGTTTAAGTAGGAACATTGTCGTTGGAAGTGATAAAAAAGCGTTGCCACGTTTAAAACTTTAATGGTTCGATTAATTTAAATCTTTCTTAAAACCTTTTCTAAagatttaaagaattaaaaataataataatagaaaacataAATGTTATTATCGAAACCTAAAACTACTTCTATTACATTTAAACAAATTAGACTttcatactattttattatcGATCCACATTCATCACAGTTTtcgtatatcaatatttttcaactcgccatattattttatgtaaaagaaacaatacacaaaaaatatacagtgATGTAACGATTATCGTTAAAAAGTACACATTAGTATcgtatgataaataattttattttaaaaaatattgcacGCTTATTGAatcttaaatttactaaataaagaaattttactttgagcgtttatttttaattacatattatctATTTTAGTGATGTAACGAATGTTGGATTTATTACATTCGCGAATGCGATTAGAAATGCGAATGTTGACTTTTCAAATAAAGTCCGCTTcaaaagtatgaaattttgtataggCCATGTTTAACCAAGCATGTTCGAGCGAAGACAGGTCGTATGACCCATTTTGGTTATAATGGGGGGGTTATTGAGCGGCCGGTATCTGGTAGTTATTGTCTACCGTCACGTATGGATATCTGCATTTTTAGAAAAGTTACAAGTGAGTCGCTAggctttaagaaaaatatatctcaTAAAAATCCTCAAGAAAAAAATAGCGAGATGATCTAGTCCGTGTGGATGATATCTAGTCCTGTGGCGAAGAATGCGATTGTAAAAATGGTAGTTCCACATCGAAGACTTTTTCAAATCACTACCCactatagtagtagtagtaggagtaggtaaaaaataatacgaaGAGACAACGTCTCTTCTTATACTTAAAGGTTCCACACTTCCATAAGTTTTGGATCGTCGATAATGCGAACCGCTCGGCGTTAAATGGAGTCAAATTATTGGAGTTCTTATAGACGAGCTCCTGCCTATCGAACAACAGCCCTCACAGGGACTGGCTTGTTCTTTATAAAGAAGGGGCCGATGTTCCGATGTGATGTATGGTCTCCTGCTCGGAATTCTTAGCTTTTTTGCAGTCATGGCGGTACCTAGATTTTGTAAAATCGgggcaaaaacaaataaacataaaactctacaagtagttaaaattaaatatatcttatttgcTGCAACTTTTCATTAGTACATACATTAGTTTCACTATCTAAATTACTACAATAATAGCTTGCGAAGGTTTTAGTTAAATCTAacgaaaatttactttttaacatatgaaatatcaattattagATTCGAATAGGAGAAGGGCAAACCCACCTTGCCTCACCGTGGCTACGCCCATGTTTGCAGCCACTGGATTTGCTCTCCAAATAATCCCGGATTTGTACTTTATTTGTTATCTACCCCCAATGATCccaatacttttatttatgtttcataAAAGATTCTGAAAAATCGGCACTGCAATACAAGGGGCCTCCTTAAAGAGAAACGCGCAATTGGTGTCGACGTGGGGTTAAATTAGACGAAACTATGTCTGGCTCATTCGGATACCTGCTCCAAGGATGTCttggttttaaatataatttgtccCTACTACCACTCGAGGCATACTAACCGGTCACTGTAAAAAGCATTACTCGTACTGTCATCAGCATAGTAACGAATGTTGCTTTTTTGCATCATCTCATGACATAACAGAATAAACAGTGTGGGTGAGAGCACTGAACCATGAAGAACTTGACAAGTTGTCAGACATAGTTTTAGATCACACTCTGTCGACAGCAACATGAATTCTACGCTCTTACTTTTAATCTAAGTTTCGACtattaatatttgcacaccgaaAAAATTGGTAGAACATGTTGTTTAAAACTTAAGATTTGAAATCCTGTATACCATATTctggaaaaaaaagaaatgatggTTGCCCAGCGAGAGATCAACAGTTCAATCTGTGCTGAGCATAGGCTTTTTATGTGATAATGAAGTTAaaaatcttcgagcaatgcATCCTGCCTGTTTTAACATACGGTTCCGAGACGTAGGCACTGACGAGGAAACTAGTCCacaaagtcgctcaacgtgcaatggaacgggctatacatggggtctctctcaaaggtaggattagaaatgagacttactatccacgagagaacgaaagggaccgacatagcccacagttAGCCCGCAAGTTTAAGTGGCAGTGGACTCGTCACCCGTGTCGTAGAACCGAAGGCTGCTTGGGAAAATCCACAAAGATGAGACATCTTTACCggaaaaaatattcatacaaatatcAGCGGAAACCAAATCCACACGGCCGGTATCTTATATGCACTACTACACCAAAATGGttgttttattagaatataagtaaataacaaatataaatcttatcagAAGTATTATGCTTCCATAAAATCGCTAAATATTCGTATCCTTCCGCGCAAATGCGAATGCGAATATTGAAAAATTGCAAACATTCGCGAATGTGAATATTCGTTACATCACAACTATCTAcccaataacaataattataatattattttattattactgtcaCCACAAATGTTGTATTTGTCTTATGATGgtaatcatttaaattaataaaaaacgagtgtgctttagaccgcactactgaagtaaaacttctttagctccatctaacatATATCTCCACGCTTTTGGCGCACTTTACTGTCTTATTTTCATTCGTGGTTTTGATCATAGTTTATTGGACTTGTATTAAGTACActgatatttattgtaatacatATCTAGTAtaagatatttgtgtttgttttagaTTCATTCCTTTCCAAAAACTGCGCTAAGaatgaatgttgttattttttatatattaaaatttattacacgtattttatttaaatgttaagtgaTGTAAGGTATCAAAATTTCG
This is a stretch of genomic DNA from Melitaea cinxia chromosome 2, ilMelCinx1.1, whole genome shotgun sequence. It encodes these proteins:
- the LOC123663887 gene encoding MRN complex-interacting protein, which encodes MPQIFQVLRCYKCAVFQVHQTRKDNKWVCKLCGEKQSIKRHYGLGTSKECRIHVQKLNKMRGEKEEILKNRNDSDDSEYDENLDNNMRSNNDEKIITPQNVSKESKWSVYVDKAEETHEIGQTEYLNGKEVLLEIPQKRKAKRKYHQVKGLEDSVNSNDVCELNMDSHLGNEINLIADTNVGNSTAKSFAPKNQESFKSNLHTKSQNNTNVIKQHKRQHIEPEKIKKDSKWAQFIDSDDLEENENSMKKKCNKNIFDLCDDSEIDTILDF